A window of Salvelinus alpinus chromosome 31, SLU_Salpinus.1, whole genome shotgun sequence contains these coding sequences:
- the LOC139561247 gene encoding ladderlectin-like has protein sequence LQRKCLHLGGNLASVHSLPQYRFLQTVIRKSTWKFQRTWIGANDAIKEGLWLWSDGSRFNYQNWGPGQHSNYNHGVIKDNTNGQNHCMEMNYGASHCQNDAPCWFTFPFLCSRKL, from the exons ctccagaggaaATGTTTGCATTTGGGAGGTAACCTGGCTTCAGTGCACAGCCTTCCCCAGTATCGTTTCCTTCAGACTGTCATCAGGAAGAGTACCTGGAAATTCCAGCGCACCTGGATTGGAGCCAACGATGCCATCAAG GAGGGTCTTTGGCTGTGGAGCGACGGGTCCAGGTTTAACTACCAGAACTGGGGCCCGGGTCAACACTCTAACTATAACCATGGTGTTATTAAGGACAACACGAACGGCCAGAACCATTGTATGGAGATGAACTATGGAG CTTCCCACTGCCAGAATGATGCCCCCTGCTGGTTTACATTTCCCTTCCTGTGTTCCAGAAAGCTGTGA